One genomic region from Chrysemys picta bellii isolate R12L10 chromosome 18, ASM1138683v2, whole genome shotgun sequence encodes:
- the EDF1 gene encoding endothelial differentiation-related factor 1: MAESDWDTVTVLRKKGPSAAQAKSKQAILAAQRRGEDVETSKKWAAGQNKQHSITKNTAKLDRETEELHHDRVPLEVGKVIQQGRQSKGLTQKDLATKINEKPQVIADYECGRAIPNNQVLGKIERAISLKLRGRDIGKPLEAGPKGK; the protein is encoded by the exons ATGGCGGAGAGCGACTGGGACACGGTCACGGTGCTGCGCAAGAAGGGGCCGAGCGCGGCCCAGGCCAAGTCCAAGCAG GCAATCTTAGCAGCGCAGAGAAGAGGAGAAGATGTAGAGACCTCCAAGAAAT GGGCCGCAGGCCAAAACAAGCAGCATTCTATCACTAAGAACACAGCTAAGCTGGATCGGGAGACAGAGGAGCTGCACCACGACAGAGTCCCCCTTGAGGTGGGCAAAGTAATCCAGCAGGGCCGACAGAGCAAGGGCTTGACACAAAAGGATTTGGCCACG AAAATCAATGAAAAACCACAAGTTATTGCTGACTACGAATGCGGCAGAGCAATCCCCAACAACCAGGTTCTGGGCAAGATCGAAAGAGCCATCA GCCTTAAGCTCCGTGGAAGGGATATTGGAAAACCACTTGAGGCTGGCCCAAAAGGGAAATGA